The following coding sequences are from one Epilithonimonas vandammei window:
- a CDS encoding transposase: MKKSRFTEPQIIRMLQSQQEGKKVAEICREYGISEQTFYNWKSKYGGMSLSELQRVKELEAENARLKRIVADQQISIDILKEVNSKKW; encoded by the coding sequence ATGAAAAAATCAAGATTTACGGAGCCTCAGATTATCAGGATGCTCCAGAGCCAGCAGGAAGGCAAGAAAGTGGCGGAGATCTGCCGGGAATACGGTATCTCCGAACAAACATTTTACAACTGGAAGAGCAAGTATGGAGGAATGAGTCTTTCGGAACTCCAGCGTGTCAAGGAACTTGAAGCGGAGAATGCCCGTCTCAAGCGCATTGTGGCGGACCAGCAGATTTCCATCGATATTTTAAAGGAGGTCAACTCAAAAAAGTGGTAA
- the obgE gene encoding GTPase ObgE produces the protein MSNFVDYVKIHCKSGHGGAGSAHLRREKYIPKGGPDGGDGGRGGHVIMKGNANEWTLLPLRYTRHVKAERGQNGGKNQLTGAYGADVYINVPLGTIAKNEDGEIIGEIMEDGQEIILMEGGKGGLGNENFKSSTNQTPRYAQPGMEGQEGYVIFELKILADVGLVGFPNAGKSTLLSSVSAAKPKIADYAFTTLTPNLGIVEWRNYKSFVMADIPGIIEGAAEGKGLGHRFLRHIERNSILLFLIPADSEDHFQEFKILENELKEYNPELVDKDFILSVSKSDLLDDELKREISAEFPENRQPLFFSGVTGEGLQELKDAIWKKLHG, from the coding sequence ATGTCAAATTTTGTAGATTACGTAAAAATTCATTGTAAAAGTGGCCACGGCGGAGCCGGATCCGCACACCTCCGAAGAGAAAAATATATACCAAAAGGTGGTCCGGACGGAGGAGACGGCGGGCGTGGCGGTCACGTAATTATGAAAGGTAATGCTAATGAATGGACACTACTCCCACTTCGGTACACACGACACGTGAAAGCGGAACGTGGCCAGAATGGAGGTAAAAATCAATTAACCGGAGCTTATGGAGCCGATGTTTATATCAATGTTCCTCTAGGTACGATTGCTAAAAATGAAGACGGAGAAATCATCGGTGAAATAATGGAAGACGGTCAGGAGATTATTCTAATGGAAGGTGGAAAAGGCGGTCTTGGAAACGAAAACTTCAAATCATCCACCAACCAAACACCGAGATATGCACAACCCGGAATGGAAGGTCAGGAAGGTTATGTGATTTTCGAGTTGAAGATCTTAGCAGATGTTGGTCTGGTAGGATTTCCAAACGCAGGGAAATCAACCTTATTATCATCCGTCTCCGCAGCCAAACCAAAAATTGCAGATTACGCTTTTACAACGCTTACACCCAATCTGGGAATCGTGGAATGGCGAAATTACAAATCCTTCGTAATGGCTGATATTCCTGGAATTATTGAAGGGGCAGCAGAAGGAAAAGGACTCGGACACCGATTTTTAAGACATATCGAGCGTAATTCTATTTTATTATTTTTAATTCCTGCAGATTCTGAAGATCATTTTCAGGAGTTTAAAATCCTTGAAAACGAACTAAAAGAATACAATCCTGAACTGGTGGATAAAGATTTTATCTTATCTGTTTCAAAATCTGATCTTTTGGATGATGAATTAAAACGAGAAATCTCAGCAGAATTCCCAGAAAATAGACAGCCATTATTTTTCTCAGGCGTTACAGGTGAAGGTCTACAGGAACTAAAAGATGCAATCTGGAAGAAACTTCACGGATAG
- a CDS encoding inorganic phosphate transporter translates to MDFPILLIIIIALALIFDYINGFHDAANSIATIVSTKVLTPFQAVLWAALWNFAAFFLAAYVIGEFKIGNTIAKTVDENFINLEVIFAGLIAAITWNLFTWWFGIPSSSSHTLIGGFIGAALMYAFTSDYHNVVISNPDNSFFENVYQAFKQLFSQSVVKYKIVIPIFLFIFLAPFIGMFVSIIITLIIVNICKRTNPHKAERAFKKLQLVSSALFSLGHGTNDAQKVMGIIGAAMIYYHVNVIQDSQYLNIPEAGRFTYFAQHYLWVPFVSFLAIGLGTMSGGWKIIKTMGTRITKVTPLEGVSAETAGAVTLFITDHLGIPVSTTHTITGSIIGVGLTKRVSAVRWGVTVSLLWAWVLTIPISAIIAGVTYLLVILIK, encoded by the coding sequence ATGGATTTTCCAATTCTACTTATCATCATCATCGCATTGGCGCTGATTTTCGATTATATCAATGGTTTTCACGATGCAGCTAACTCCATTGCAACCATTGTTTCTACAAAGGTGCTTACACCTTTTCAGGCTGTACTTTGGGCAGCACTCTGGAACTTTGCAGCATTTTTTCTGGCAGCTTATGTTATCGGCGAATTTAAAATTGGTAATACGATTGCCAAAACTGTAGACGAAAACTTTATTAATCTTGAGGTTATTTTTGCAGGACTAATTGCTGCAATTACCTGGAATCTTTTCACTTGGTGGTTTGGTATTCCGTCTTCTTCCTCTCATACTCTGATTGGTGGTTTCATAGGTGCAGCACTGATGTATGCTTTTACCTCAGATTATCACAATGTGGTTATCAGTAATCCAGACAACTCTTTCTTTGAGAATGTTTATCAGGCATTTAAACAACTTTTTTCACAGAGTGTTGTGAAGTATAAGATAGTCATCCCAATTTTTCTATTCATATTTTTGGCACCTTTTATCGGGATGTTTGTCTCTATTATCATAACATTAATTATTGTAAATATTTGCAAAAGAACCAATCCCCACAAAGCAGAACGCGCTTTCAAAAAGCTTCAGTTGGTATCATCCGCCTTGTTTAGTCTTGGTCACGGAACCAATGATGCTCAGAAGGTTATGGGAATTATCGGTGCAGCTATGATTTATTATCATGTTAATGTAATTCAGGACTCTCAATACCTAAACATTCCGGAAGCGGGAAGGTTTACATATTTTGCTCAACATTACCTTTGGGTGCCATTTGTTTCATTCCTGGCTATTGGTTTGGGAACAATGAGTGGTGGCTGGAAAATTATCAAAACAATGGGAACCAGAATTACCAAAGTGACCCCTCTGGAAGGTGTGAGTGCAGAAACAGCCGGAGCTGTTACACTTTTTATAACAGATCATTTAGGGATTCCTGTTTCTACCACGCATACCATTACAGGTTCAATTATAGGAGTAGGTCTTACAAAAAGAGTATCAGCTGTGAGATGGGGCGTTACCGTAAGTTTATTGTGGGCTTGGGTGCTTACAATTCCTATCAGCGCAATTATTGCAGGTGTTACCTATCTTTTGGTAATTCTTATAAAATAA
- a CDS encoding DUF47 domain-containing protein — MGIGNLFRAFQPKDKIFFDLFLKVADNLVEMSKTFHDGLLDFDINDETLLNQMSDYEHKLDDLTHEIFVQLGENFITPFDREDINYLASGLDDIADYIYASAKYIYLYKSPDNKVYSEFSLLIHKSCLEIKKALENLKDFKNPNEVRESCIKINSYENIADDVLSQAIVKLFETNDALLIIKQKSILDYLEIVTDKAEDVANTMESIVIKYA; from the coding sequence ATGGGAATAGGAAATCTTTTCAGAGCATTTCAACCGAAAGATAAAATCTTTTTTGATTTGTTTCTTAAGGTCGCAGATAACTTAGTAGAAATGTCAAAAACATTCCACGACGGTTTGCTGGATTTTGATATCAATGATGAAACGTTGTTGAATCAAATGAGCGATTACGAGCACAAATTAGACGATCTTACACACGAGATCTTCGTACAATTAGGAGAAAACTTCATCACACCATTTGACAGAGAAGATATCAATTATTTGGCTTCTGGTTTGGATGATATTGCAGATTATATCTACGCTTCTGCCAAATATATTTATCTATACAAAAGCCCGGATAACAAAGTTTACTCTGAGTTTTCTCTTCTAATCCACAAATCTTGTCTTGAGATTAAAAAAGCTTTGGAAAATTTGAAAGACTTCAAAAATCCAAACGAAGTAAGAGAATCTTGTATCAAGATTAATTCTTACGAGAATATTGCAGACGACGTTCTAAGTCAGGCTATTGTGAAGTTATTTGAAACCAATGATGCATTGTTGATTATCAAGCAGAAATCTATTCTTGATTATCTGGAAATTGTTACGGATAAAGCAGAAGATGTTGCCAATACAATGGAAAGTATCGTTATCAAATACGCATAA
- a CDS encoding TatD family hydrolase, giving the protein MIDTHTHLYSDQFDDDRSEMIQRALDKGVKKFFLPAIDSETHQKMLLLENEYPGKIFSMMGLHPCSVQPKSWENELQLVKNYLDQRDFVAIGEIGIDLYWDKSTLDIQVKAFEQQIDWAIERDLPIVIHARESFEETFEVLERKKHPKLRGIFHCFSGNLEQAQHAIDLQFILGIGGVVTFKNGKIDQFLNEIPLDKIVLETDSPYLAPVPFRGKRNESAYVELVAGKLVDIYKTDFAEIDRITTENALKLFEI; this is encoded by the coding sequence ATGATAGACACTCACACCCATTTATATTCCGACCAATTTGATGATGACCGTTCTGAGATGATTCAACGGGCTTTGGATAAAGGCGTAAAAAAATTCTTTCTTCCCGCAATCGATTCTGAAACTCATCAGAAAATGTTGCTTTTGGAAAACGAATATCCCGGAAAAATTTTCTCGATGATGGGACTACATCCTTGTTCAGTACAGCCAAAATCTTGGGAAAATGAATTACAATTAGTTAAAAATTATTTGGATCAAAGAGATTTTGTAGCAATCGGAGAAATTGGGATTGATTTGTACTGGGACAAATCAACTTTGGATATTCAGGTAAAAGCTTTTGAACAGCAGATTGATTGGGCGATAGAAAGAGATTTACCAATTGTCATCCATGCAAGAGAAAGCTTCGAAGAAACTTTTGAAGTTCTGGAAAGAAAAAAACACCCGAAACTCCGTGGGATTTTTCATTGTTTTTCTGGAAATTTGGAACAAGCACAGCATGCTATCGACCTTCAATTTATTTTAGGAATCGGTGGAGTAGTGACCTTTAAAAACGGAAAAATAGACCAATTTCTGAATGAAATTCCACTTGATAAAATCGTTTTGGAAACAGACTCACCTTATCTGGCTCCCGTTCCTTTCCGAGGAAAACGAAATGAAAGTGCTTATGTCGAATTGGTTGCCGGAAAATTGGTAGATATTTACAAAACTGATTTCGCAGAGATTGATAGAATCACTACAGAGAACGCTTTGAAGCTATTTGAAATATAA
- a CDS encoding GSCFA domain-containing protein, producing the protein MKFRTVVEINESRKKISIEDCIFSIGSCFATEMHEKFSQGQIQSLNNPFGTIFNPFSIFQAIQQIYDAKEYQENDLILANENYISLDHHSSFDSRYAHKSLDKINQNIEEANQFLQNTNFVIITFGTSYIYEFLPQNRLVANCHKIPQKFFEKRFLSHQELTDSINKTIELLKDICKDDVQILFTVSPVRHTKDGLVENQLSKSKLLTAIHESISGKENCSYLPVYEILMDDLRDYRFYKDDLIHPNSQAVQYIWEKFGNAYFSDETKIFINENNKILTALNHNTNDDKNPKYQAFLDKINQKKIEQQKKVKHKIF; encoded by the coding sequence ATGAAATTCAGGACAGTAGTAGAGATTAATGAGAGTAGGAAAAAAATAAGTATTGAAGATTGTATATTTTCGATTGGTTCTTGTTTTGCGACGGAAATGCACGAAAAATTTTCTCAAGGTCAAATTCAATCTCTTAACAATCCTTTCGGGACTATTTTCAATCCGTTTTCCATTTTTCAGGCTATTCAGCAGATTTATGATGCGAAAGAATATCAGGAAAATGATTTAATTTTAGCTAACGAAAATTACATCAGTCTTGATCATCATTCGTCGTTTGACTCCAGATATGCACACAAATCTTTGGATAAAATCAATCAAAATATAGAAGAAGCCAATCAGTTTTTGCAAAACACAAATTTTGTAATTATCACGTTTGGAACATCTTACATTTATGAGTTTTTGCCGCAAAACAGATTGGTGGCCAATTGTCATAAGATACCACAAAAGTTTTTTGAAAAACGATTTTTATCACATCAGGAACTGACGGATTCTATCAATAAAACGATTGAACTTCTGAAAGACATTTGTAAAGATGATGTTCAGATTTTGTTTACGGTTTCGCCGGTTCGTCATACCAAAGACGGACTTGTTGAAAATCAATTGAGTAAATCAAAGTTGCTTACAGCTATTCACGAATCTATTTCTGGAAAAGAAAACTGCAGTTATTTGCCGGTTTATGAGATTTTGATGGATGATCTTCGCGATTATCGTTTTTACAAAGATGATTTGATTCACCCTAATTCTCAAGCGGTTCAGTATATTTGGGAGAAATTCGGGAATGCTTATTTTTCTGATGAAACTAAGATTTTCATCAATGAAAATAACAAAATCCTCACTGCTCTTAATCATAATACCAACGACGATAAAAATCCAAAATATCAGGCGTTTTTGGATAAAATCAATCAGAAAAAGATTGAACAACAAAAAAAAGTTAAACATAAAATATTTTAG
- a CDS encoding PASTA domain-containing protein, protein MFKSLFHWKVLVNIVLAMALFAGLVWLTFRWLEFHTNHGEEVPVPNVMNMTVHDAIKILDDSGLEYEVDSFKYDPKFRPFQVLAVNPNPGSNVKNGRIITLKVNPRTWAKVAIPDIIDRYKGLAFNQLNLVGLKVGDTLYEPSIQRDAVLRILYNGTSVKPGTQIPRFSAVDLVIGSGPLRNVSIPNVVGRTVQEAKKIIAQALFEVGIVEHEDGGKDDSDIVYYQDPEFGALRDQGMQIDLWASKKTPAELQNKIKQLDEMYRPKIDTALAPIEYREMPTAEERPASVTKNPPAATTATAVPKTKPANTNSSPSVGSPQATVKTNNSATPQNSKPAEKPKPKKVVIE, encoded by the coding sequence ATGTTCAAGTCACTTTTCCACTGGAAAGTATTAGTTAATATAGTTTTGGCAATGGCTCTTTTTGCCGGTTTGGTATGGCTCACATTCCGATGGCTGGAGTTTCATACGAATCACGGAGAAGAAGTTCCTGTACCTAATGTTATGAATATGACTGTACACGACGCTATTAAAATACTAGACGATTCCGGTCTGGAATATGAAGTAGATAGCTTTAAATATGACCCGAAATTCCGTCCTTTTCAGGTTTTGGCCGTTAACCCGAATCCTGGTTCTAATGTGAAAAATGGAAGAATTATCACATTGAAAGTTAATCCAAGAACTTGGGCAAAGGTGGCTATTCCAGATATTATAGACAGATATAAAGGTTTAGCGTTTAACCAGCTGAATCTCGTTGGACTGAAGGTGGGGGACACGCTTTATGAACCGAGTATTCAAAGAGATGCCGTACTCAGGATTCTTTATAATGGAACCAGCGTGAAGCCTGGAACGCAGATTCCGCGATTTTCTGCCGTGGACCTGGTTATAGGTTCTGGTCCGCTTAGAAATGTATCCATCCCGAACGTTGTCGGTAGAACAGTTCAGGAAGCTAAAAAAATTATTGCTCAGGCGCTATTTGAAGTTGGTATTGTGGAACACGAAGATGGCGGAAAGGATGATTCAGATATTGTATATTATCAGGATCCGGAGTTTGGTGCCTTGCGGGATCAGGGAATGCAGATTGACCTCTGGGCCAGTAAAAAAACACCTGCCGAACTCCAGAACAAGATTAAGCAGCTGGATGAGATGTATCGTCCTAAGATAGATACAGCATTAGCTCCTATTGAATACCGAGAAATGCCTACAGCAGAAGAGAGGCCTGCATCGGTAACCAAAAATCCACCTGCAGCCACTACTGCTACAGCAGTACCGAAAACGAAACCTGCGAATACGAATTCCAGTCCTTCAGTCGGTTCTCCACAAGCTACTGTAAAAACTAATAATTCTGCAACACCGCAAAATTCTAAACCTGCGGAAAAGCCTAAACCCAAAAAAGTTGTAATAGAATAA
- a CDS encoding polyprenyl synthetase family protein, giving the protein MEFLDQYQKIVADAIEKHTFTNKPDELYQPMNYIISHGGKRLRPIMLLMACDLFKGDLEKALKPSLAIEFFHNFTLIHDDIMDEAPLRRNKPTIHTLHGINVGILSGDALLIKAYQFFEDLEPELFKKCIKIFSETGAVLCEGQQFDINFENRSDVSYEDYIQMITFKTGVLSASSFQIGALIAGASEEDAEAMYNFGKHIGIAFQIMDDYLDVFGNQEQFGKKHAGDIYENKKTILYLLALQHANEEELSELNYWYSKKTDNVDKVYSVEKIFRRTKVDDKVLRLIQKHNEIGQSYLDKINLPDESKLPFRELANYLLRRES; this is encoded by the coding sequence ATGGAATTTCTAGATCAGTATCAGAAAATTGTAGCAGACGCTATCGAAAAACATACTTTCACCAACAAGCCGGATGAATTGTATCAACCAATGAACTACATCATTTCTCACGGTGGGAAAAGACTTCGTCCGATAATGTTATTGATGGCTTGTGATCTTTTCAAAGGTGATTTGGAAAAAGCTTTAAAACCCTCGTTGGCAATAGAATTCTTCCACAATTTTACTTTGATTCATGATGACATTATGGATGAAGCGCCACTCAGAAGAAACAAGCCTACAATTCATACCCTTCACGGGATCAACGTTGGAATTCTTTCTGGTGATGCTTTGTTAATTAAAGCTTATCAGTTTTTTGAAGATCTGGAGCCAGAATTATTCAAAAAATGTATCAAAATATTTTCTGAAACAGGAGCTGTTCTTTGTGAAGGTCAACAGTTTGATATCAATTTTGAAAACAGGTCAGATGTAAGTTATGAAGATTATATTCAGATGATTACTTTCAAAACAGGTGTTCTAAGCGCATCATCTTTCCAAATCGGAGCTTTGATTGCTGGTGCGTCAGAAGAAGATGCAGAAGCGATGTATAACTTCGGTAAACATATTGGTATTGCGTTCCAAATTATGGATGATTATTTGGATGTTTTCGGAAATCAGGAACAGTTTGGGAAAAAACACGCCGGTGATATTTATGAGAATAAAAAAACCATTCTTTATCTGCTGGCTTTACAACACGCCAACGAAGAAGAATTATCTGAACTGAATTATTGGTATTCTAAAAAAACAGATAATGTTGATAAGGTTTATAGTGTTGAGAAAATCTTCAGAAGAACTAAAGTAGATGACAAAGTTTTGAGATTAATCCAAAAACATAATGAGATTGGACAATCTTATTTGGATAAAATCAATCTTCCAGACGAGAGTAAATTACCTTTCCGAGAATTAGCAAATTATCTTTTGAGAAGAGAAAGCTAG
- a CDS encoding IS3 family transposase: MVTPYQKERCIAYIREKRPEISYAKVCRVMGRSRTSKYYKKRMPEKDEKLREAITSILGTSRLGRKKVIVKVRKKYPGYGSSQIRRVYQKYGFSLYKRMKRKRFDNPANPIAVPLERNEEWAMDFMSDALARGSRFRTLNIVDQYNRKCLGIDARTSMPSRAVIHFLERMIEKHGKPKGIRTDNGPEFTSGLFQDWLDKNNIEWVKIQKGKPQQNAIIERFNKTYREDVLDANLFFSLQDVKDLTERWIEDYNYERPHEALDFKTPSEYEAA; this comes from the coding sequence GTGGTAACACCTTATCAGAAGGAGCGTTGTATTGCTTATATTCGGGAGAAAAGACCGGAGATAAGTTATGCTAAGGTGTGCCGCGTAATGGGACGCTCAAGAACCTCAAAATATTATAAAAAACGGATGCCCGAAAAAGATGAAAAACTTCGAGAAGCCATCACCTCGATATTGGGAACCAGCAGGCTGGGACGCAAGAAAGTCATCGTGAAGGTTCGTAAAAAGTACCCGGGGTACGGTTCTTCGCAAATCCGAAGGGTCTATCAGAAGTATGGTTTTTCGCTTTACAAAAGAATGAAAAGGAAACGGTTTGACAATCCTGCCAATCCCATCGCTGTACCTTTGGAGCGTAATGAGGAATGGGCAATGGACTTTATGAGTGACGCACTGGCGAGGGGATCCCGATTTCGAACGCTGAATATTGTTGATCAGTACAACAGAAAATGTCTGGGGATTGATGCGCGTACATCCATGCCGTCCAGAGCGGTCATCCATTTTTTGGAGCGCATGATTGAGAAGCACGGCAAGCCCAAGGGAATACGCACGGACAACGGCCCGGAGTTTACCTCGGGCCTTTTCCAGGATTGGCTGGATAAAAACAACATTGAATGGGTTAAAATCCAAAAAGGAAAGCCACAGCAGAATGCCATTATCGAGCGTTTCAACAAAACCTACAGAGAAGATGTGCTGGACGCCAACCTTTTTTTCTCCCTTCAGGATGTAAAAGACCTTACGGAACGCTGGATAGAAGACTACAATTATGAACGTCCGCACGAAGCACTGGACTTTAAAACCCCATCGGAATATGAGGCAGCATAA
- the hpt gene encoding hypoxanthine phosphoribosyltransferase has translation MESITIHDKNFVPYLKHDEIQEIIKKLALKVYEDYKDETPIFVGVLNGVIMFFSDFLKYYPGKCEIAFLQVSSYSGTQSTGIVYKKMDLTKDVVDRHIILMEDIVDTGNTLENLFEYFKNTQRPKSLKVASLLLKPDVFQKDFTIDYVAKEIPNKFVLGYGLDYDELGRNLPDLYQLEEGRINH, from the coding sequence ATGGAGTCAATTACAATTCACGACAAAAATTTCGTACCCTACCTGAAACACGATGAAATTCAGGAAATTATAAAAAAATTAGCGCTTAAAGTTTACGAAGATTACAAAGACGAAACCCCAATTTTTGTGGGTGTTTTGAATGGTGTCATCATGTTTTTTTCCGACTTTCTAAAATATTATCCCGGAAAATGTGAAATTGCTTTTCTGCAAGTTAGTTCTTATTCCGGAACCCAATCTACAGGAATAGTGTATAAAAAAATGGATCTCACAAAAGATGTTGTAGATAGGCATATTATATTGATGGAAGACATCGTAGATACAGGTAATACACTGGAAAATCTTTTTGAATATTTTAAAAACACACAGCGTCCAAAGTCTCTGAAAGTAGCTTCTCTGCTTCTAAAACCTGATGTTTTCCAAAAAGACTTCACGATTGATTATGTGGCAAAAGAGATCCCTAATAAATTCGTTTTGGGATATGGTTTGGATTATGATGAACTTGGGAGAAATCTGCCAGATCTTTATCAATTGGAAGAAGGTAGAATCAACCACTAA
- a CDS encoding adenylate kinase has product MINIVLFGPPGSGKGTQAQLLIDKFNLKQISTGDLFRYNMKNDTDLGKLAKSYIDKGELVPDQVTIDMLVDELRKPTNTNGFIFDGFPRTAHQTDALENIVKDELGTEISVCLSLVVDDEALVQRLLKRGETSGRTDDSNEEIIRNRIKEYYAKTAEVAELYKKQGKYVEVNGIGDISEISEKLFAEVEKIK; this is encoded by the coding sequence ATGATCAATATCGTTCTCTTTGGTCCACCGGGAAGTGGAAAAGGAACTCAAGCTCAACTACTTATTGACAAATTCAATCTGAAGCAGATTTCAACTGGAGATCTTTTCAGATACAATATGAAAAATGATACAGACCTTGGTAAACTTGCAAAATCATACATTGATAAAGGAGAGCTGGTTCCGGACCAAGTGACTATTGATATGCTTGTTGATGAGCTTAGAAAACCTACAAATACCAACGGATTCATTTTCGACGGATTTCCAAGAACAGCACACCAGACCGATGCTTTGGAAAACATTGTGAAAGATGAGCTAGGAACAGAAATAAGTGTTTGCCTTTCATTGGTAGTGGATGATGAAGCTTTGGTACAAAGGCTTTTGAAACGTGGCGAGACAAGTGGAAGAACAGATGATTCTAATGAAGAAATTATCCGAAATAGAATCAAGGAATACTATGCAAAGACAGCAGAAGTTGCTGAACTTTATAAAAAACAAGGCAAATATGTAGAGGTAAACGGGATTGGAGACATTTCCGAAATATCAGAAAAATTATTTGCTGAAGTAGAAAAAATTAAGTAA
- a CDS encoding DEAD/DEAH box helicase: MKFEQLGLIKPILDALSSQGYKQPTPIQEKAIPSILQGKDLLGSAQTGTGKTAAFAIPILQNLSDKNQPKNHIKALILTPTRELAIQIQENFQAYGKHLKLKSLVIFGGVKQHHQENDLRKGVDILVATPGRLLDFISQGIIKLNQLEIFVLDEADRMLDMGFVHDVKRILKLLPPKRQNLFFSATMPKEIANLASDILVNPVKVEVAPVSSTADTIQQSIYFVDKDDKTDLLVHLLQDPKLDQVLVFSRTKHGADKIARKLHQSKISAEAIHGNKSQNARQNALNNFKTKKTRVLVATDIAARGIDIDELKYVVNYELSDVSETYVHRIGRTGRAGSEGTSFSFVDGVHGCFFQTG; encoded by the coding sequence TTGAAATTTGAACAATTAGGCTTGATCAAGCCAATATTAGACGCACTGAGTTCTCAAGGTTACAAACAACCTACACCCATTCAGGAAAAAGCAATTCCCTCCATTTTACAGGGAAAAGATTTATTAGGAAGCGCACAGACAGGAACAGGAAAAACTGCAGCATTTGCAATCCCCATCTTACAGAATTTATCTGATAAAAACCAGCCAAAAAATCATATAAAAGCATTGATTCTTACACCGACAAGAGAATTGGCGATTCAGATTCAGGAAAATTTCCAAGCCTATGGAAAACATCTTAAGCTGAAATCACTTGTTATTTTTGGGGGTGTGAAACAACATCACCAGGAAAATGACCTTAGAAAAGGTGTTGATATTTTGGTAGCTACGCCCGGCAGATTGCTAGATTTTATTTCTCAAGGAATTATTAAGTTAAACCAACTGGAGATATTTGTTTTAGATGAAGCAGACCGAATGCTCGATATGGGATTTGTTCACGATGTAAAAAGAATTCTGAAATTACTTCCACCGAAAAGACAAAACCTTTTCTTCTCTGCAACGATGCCGAAAGAGATTGCTAATTTGGCGTCAGATATTCTGGTAAATCCAGTAAAAGTAGAAGTTGCTCCAGTTTCTTCTACCGCAGACACAATCCAGCAAAGTATTTATTTTGTGGACAAAGATGATAAAACCGATCTTTTAGTCCATCTGTTGCAAGACCCGAAGCTGGATCAAGTTTTGGTATTTTCTAGAACCAAACACGGTGCAGATAAAATCGCGAGAAAATTGCATCAGTCCAAAATTTCGGCAGAAGCAATCCACGGAAATAAGTCTCAAAACGCAAGACAAAATGCACTTAACAATTTCAAAACGAAGAAAACAAGAGTTTTGGTGGCTACAGATATTGCTGCAAGAGGAATTGACATCGATGAATTGAAATATGTTGTAAATTATGAACTATCCGATGTTTCAGAAACTTATGTTCACAGAATCGGAAGAACTGGTAGAGCCGGTTCAGAAGGAACCTCTTTTTCGTTTGTTGATGGGGTACATGGCTGCTTTTTTCAGACAGGTTAA